One Gallus gallus isolate bGalGal1 chromosome 11, bGalGal1.mat.broiler.GRCg7b, whole genome shotgun sequence DNA window includes the following coding sequences:
- the GFOD2 gene encoding glucose-fructose oxidoreductase domain-containing protein 2 isoform X1, whose amino-acid sequence MKLLPGVGVFGAGSTARLLIPLLRAEGFSVEALWGKTEEEAKQLAQEMSVAFYTSHTDDVLLHQDVDLVCIHIPPPLTRQIAVKALGTSLSLGTSLSLGIGKNVICEKAATSVDAFRMVTAARYYPKLMSIVGNVLRFLPAFVKMKQLIEERYVGNVMICDVRVYGGSLLSHKYSWICDELMGGGGLHTMGTYIIDLLSHLVGRRAQKVHGLLKTFVKQNAAISGIRHVTGDDFCFFQMLMSDGVCCTVTLNFNMPGSFVHEVMVVGSSGRLVARGTDLYGQKNTALQEELLFSDSLAVSKGLLDKGFQDVPLLYLKGMVYMVQALRQSFQEQEDRRTWDQQPVSMAASFEDGLYMQSVVEAIKKSSRSGEWEAVEVMTEEPDANQNLCEALQRNNL is encoded by the exons ATGAAGCTGCTGCCCGGCGTGGGTGTGTTTGGGGCCGGCAGCACCGCCCGCCTCCTCATCCCCCTGCTGCGAGCCGAGGGCTTCTCCGTTGAGGCTCTGTGGGGAAAGACGGAAGAAGAGGCGAAGCAGCTGGCCCAGGAAATGAGCGTCGCCTTCTACACCAGCCACACCGACGACGTCCTCCTGCACCAGGACGTGGACCTGGTGTGCATCCATATCCCCCCCCCGCTCACCCGGCAGATTGCTGTGAAGGCTTTAGGTACCTCCCTGTCTTTAGGTACCTCCCTGTCTTTAG GAATAGGGAAGAACGTGATCTGTGAGAAAGCCGCCACCTCGGTGGACGCCTTCAGGATGGTCACAGCTGCCCGGTATTACCCCAAGCTGATGAGCATCGTCGGCAACGTGCTCCGCTTCTTGCCCGCCTTCGTGAAGATGAAGCAGCTGATAGAGGAGCGCTACGTGGGCAACGTGATGATCTGCGACGTGCGGGTTTACGGGGGGAGCCTGCTCAGCCACAAGTACAGCTGGATCTGCGACGAGCTGATGGGGGGGGGCGGCCTGCACACCATGGGCACGTACATCATCGACCTGCTGAGCCACCTCGTCGGCAGGAGGGCGCAGAAGGTCCACGGGCTGCTCAAGACGTTTGTGAAGCAGAACGCGGCCATCAGCGGGATCCGCCACGTCACCGGCGACgacttctgcttcttccagatGCTGATGAGCGACGGCGTGTGCTGCACCGTGACTCTCAACTTCAACATGCCCGGATCGTTCGTTCACGAGGTCATGGTGGTGGGGTCCAGCGGCCGCCTCGTAGCGCGCGGCACGGACCTGTATGGGCAGAAGAACACGgcgctgcaggaggagctgctgttcAGCGACTCTCTGGCTGTCAGCAAAGGCCTTTTGGACAAGGGCTTCCAAGACGTCCCGCTGCTCTACCTGAAAGGAATGGTGTACATGGTGCAGGCGCTGCGGCAGTCCTTCCAAGAGCAGGAAGATCGCCGGACGTGGGATCAGCAGCCCGTCTCCATGGCAGCCTCCTTTGAAGATGGCTTGTACATGCAGAGCGTGGTGGAGGCCATAAAGAAATCCAGCAGGTCGGGGGAGTGGGAGGCTGTGGAGGTCATGACCGAGGAGCCGGACGCCAACCAAAACCTGTGCGAGGCGCTGCAAAGGAACAACCTATGA
- the GFOD2 gene encoding glucose-fructose oxidoreductase domain-containing protein 2 isoform X2: MKLLPGVGVFGAGSTARLLIPLLRAEGFSVEALWGKTEEEAKQLAQEMSVAFYTSHTDDVLLHQDVDLVCIHIPPPLTRQIAVKALGTSLSLGIGKNVICEKAATSVDAFRMVTAARYYPKLMSIVGNVLRFLPAFVKMKQLIEERYVGNVMICDVRVYGGSLLSHKYSWICDELMGGGGLHTMGTYIIDLLSHLVGRRAQKVHGLLKTFVKQNAAISGIRHVTGDDFCFFQMLMSDGVCCTVTLNFNMPGSFVHEVMVVGSSGRLVARGTDLYGQKNTALQEELLFSDSLAVSKGLLDKGFQDVPLLYLKGMVYMVQALRQSFQEQEDRRTWDQQPVSMAASFEDGLYMQSVVEAIKKSSRSGEWEAVEVMTEEPDANQNLCEALQRNNL, from the exons ATGAAGCTGCTGCCCGGCGTGGGTGTGTTTGGGGCCGGCAGCACCGCCCGCCTCCTCATCCCCCTGCTGCGAGCCGAGGGCTTCTCCGTTGAGGCTCTGTGGGGAAAGACGGAAGAAGAGGCGAAGCAGCTGGCCCAGGAAATGAGCGTCGCCTTCTACACCAGCCACACCGACGACGTCCTCCTGCACCAGGACGTGGACCTGGTGTGCATCCATATCCCCCCCCCGCTCACCCGGCAGATTGCTGTGAAGGCTTTAGGTACCTCCCTGTCTTTAG GAATAGGGAAGAACGTGATCTGTGAGAAAGCCGCCACCTCGGTGGACGCCTTCAGGATGGTCACAGCTGCCCGGTATTACCCCAAGCTGATGAGCATCGTCGGCAACGTGCTCCGCTTCTTGCCCGCCTTCGTGAAGATGAAGCAGCTGATAGAGGAGCGCTACGTGGGCAACGTGATGATCTGCGACGTGCGGGTTTACGGGGGGAGCCTGCTCAGCCACAAGTACAGCTGGATCTGCGACGAGCTGATGGGGGGGGGCGGCCTGCACACCATGGGCACGTACATCATCGACCTGCTGAGCCACCTCGTCGGCAGGAGGGCGCAGAAGGTCCACGGGCTGCTCAAGACGTTTGTGAAGCAGAACGCGGCCATCAGCGGGATCCGCCACGTCACCGGCGACgacttctgcttcttccagatGCTGATGAGCGACGGCGTGTGCTGCACCGTGACTCTCAACTTCAACATGCCCGGATCGTTCGTTCACGAGGTCATGGTGGTGGGGTCCAGCGGCCGCCTCGTAGCGCGCGGCACGGACCTGTATGGGCAGAAGAACACGgcgctgcaggaggagctgctgttcAGCGACTCTCTGGCTGTCAGCAAAGGCCTTTTGGACAAGGGCTTCCAAGACGTCCCGCTGCTCTACCTGAAAGGAATGGTGTACATGGTGCAGGCGCTGCGGCAGTCCTTCCAAGAGCAGGAAGATCGCCGGACGTGGGATCAGCAGCCCGTCTCCATGGCAGCCTCCTTTGAAGATGGCTTGTACATGCAGAGCGTGGTGGAGGCCATAAAGAAATCCAGCAGGTCGGGGGAGTGGGAGGCTGTGGAGGTCATGACCGAGGAGCCGGACGCCAACCAAAACCTGTGCGAGGCGCTGCAAAGGAACAACCTATGA
- the GFOD2 gene encoding glucose-fructose oxidoreductase domain-containing protein 2 isoform X3, with protein MKLLPGVGVFGAGSTARLLIPLLRAEGFSVEALWGKTEEEAKQLAQEMSVAFYTSHTDDVLLHQDVDLVCIHIPPPLTRQIAVKALGIGKNVICEKAATSVDAFRMVTAARYYPKLMSIVGNVLRFLPAFVKMKQLIEERYVGNVMICDVRVYGGSLLSHKYSWICDELMGGGGLHTMGTYIIDLLSHLVGRRAQKVHGLLKTFVKQNAAISGIRHVTGDDFCFFQMLMSDGVCCTVTLNFNMPGSFVHEVMVVGSSGRLVARGTDLYGQKNTALQEELLFSDSLAVSKGLLDKGFQDVPLLYLKGMVYMVQALRQSFQEQEDRRTWDQQPVSMAASFEDGLYMQSVVEAIKKSSRSGEWEAVEVMTEEPDANQNLCEALQRNNL; from the exons ATGAAGCTGCTGCCCGGCGTGGGTGTGTTTGGGGCCGGCAGCACCGCCCGCCTCCTCATCCCCCTGCTGCGAGCCGAGGGCTTCTCCGTTGAGGCTCTGTGGGGAAAGACGGAAGAAGAGGCGAAGCAGCTGGCCCAGGAAATGAGCGTCGCCTTCTACACCAGCCACACCGACGACGTCCTCCTGCACCAGGACGTGGACCTGGTGTGCATCCATATCCCCCCCCCGCTCACCCGGCAGATTGCTGTGAAGGCTTTAG GAATAGGGAAGAACGTGATCTGTGAGAAAGCCGCCACCTCGGTGGACGCCTTCAGGATGGTCACAGCTGCCCGGTATTACCCCAAGCTGATGAGCATCGTCGGCAACGTGCTCCGCTTCTTGCCCGCCTTCGTGAAGATGAAGCAGCTGATAGAGGAGCGCTACGTGGGCAACGTGATGATCTGCGACGTGCGGGTTTACGGGGGGAGCCTGCTCAGCCACAAGTACAGCTGGATCTGCGACGAGCTGATGGGGGGGGGCGGCCTGCACACCATGGGCACGTACATCATCGACCTGCTGAGCCACCTCGTCGGCAGGAGGGCGCAGAAGGTCCACGGGCTGCTCAAGACGTTTGTGAAGCAGAACGCGGCCATCAGCGGGATCCGCCACGTCACCGGCGACgacttctgcttcttccagatGCTGATGAGCGACGGCGTGTGCTGCACCGTGACTCTCAACTTCAACATGCCCGGATCGTTCGTTCACGAGGTCATGGTGGTGGGGTCCAGCGGCCGCCTCGTAGCGCGCGGCACGGACCTGTATGGGCAGAAGAACACGgcgctgcaggaggagctgctgttcAGCGACTCTCTGGCTGTCAGCAAAGGCCTTTTGGACAAGGGCTTCCAAGACGTCCCGCTGCTCTACCTGAAAGGAATGGTGTACATGGTGCAGGCGCTGCGGCAGTCCTTCCAAGAGCAGGAAGATCGCCGGACGTGGGATCAGCAGCCCGTCTCCATGGCAGCCTCCTTTGAAGATGGCTTGTACATGCAGAGCGTGGTGGAGGCCATAAAGAAATCCAGCAGGTCGGGGGAGTGGGAGGCTGTGGAGGTCATGACCGAGGAGCCGGACGCCAACCAAAACCTGTGCGAGGCGCTGCAAAGGAACAACCTATGA
- the GFOD2 gene encoding glucose-fructose oxidoreductase domain-containing protein 2, with translation MVTAARYYPKLMSIVGNVLRFLPAFVKMKQLIEERYVGNVMICDVRVYGGSLLSHKYSWICDELMGGGGLHTMGTYIIDLLSHLVGRRAQKVHGLLKTFVKQNAAISGIRHVTGDDFCFFQMLMSDGVCCTVTLNFNMPGSFVHEVMVVGSSGRLVARGTDLYGQKNTALQEELLFSDSLAVSKGLLDKGFQDVPLLYLKGMVYMVQALRQSFQEQEDRRTWDQQPVSMAASFEDGLYMQSVVEAIKKSSRSGEWEAVEVMTEEPDANQNLCEALQRNNL, from the coding sequence ATGGTCACAGCTGCCCGGTATTACCCCAAGCTGATGAGCATCGTCGGCAACGTGCTCCGCTTCTTGCCCGCCTTCGTGAAGATGAAGCAGCTGATAGAGGAGCGCTACGTGGGCAACGTGATGATCTGCGACGTGCGGGTTTACGGGGGGAGCCTGCTCAGCCACAAGTACAGCTGGATCTGCGACGAGCTGATGGGGGGGGGCGGCCTGCACACCATGGGCACGTACATCATCGACCTGCTGAGCCACCTCGTCGGCAGGAGGGCGCAGAAGGTCCACGGGCTGCTCAAGACGTTTGTGAAGCAGAACGCGGCCATCAGCGGGATCCGCCACGTCACCGGCGACgacttctgcttcttccagatGCTGATGAGCGACGGCGTGTGCTGCACCGTGACTCTCAACTTCAACATGCCCGGATCGTTCGTTCACGAGGTCATGGTGGTGGGGTCCAGCGGCCGCCTCGTAGCGCGCGGCACGGACCTGTATGGGCAGAAGAACACGgcgctgcaggaggagctgctgttcAGCGACTCTCTGGCTGTCAGCAAAGGCCTTTTGGACAAGGGCTTCCAAGACGTCCCGCTGCTCTACCTGAAAGGAATGGTGTACATGGTGCAGGCGCTGCGGCAGTCCTTCCAAGAGCAGGAAGATCGCCGGACGTGGGATCAGCAGCCCGTCTCCATGGCAGCCTCCTTTGAAGATGGCTTGTACATGCAGAGCGTGGTGGAGGCCATAAAGAAATCCAGCAGGTCGGGGGAGTGGGAGGCTGTGGAGGTCATGACCGAGGAGCCGGACGCCAACCAAAACCTGTGCGAGGCGCTGCAAAGGAACAACCTATGA
- the LOC107054261 gene encoding uncharacterized protein LOC107054261, translating into MGDSPPGSGPHPPPCGYVTGGPALPSHPPPSCRGTAGLKAALSVRSPGIGVPRCVPLPPPNRRRRCWAPHGARCRSVAVPQPRALAQDAKTRLHESQQPDLQQPDLQQPESQQPAAEGDAGPAAALQRSSKKRKSASNAQPRKKVPPRDALGRLPRLRPLYQYINLTTELMCPAEGEGSAAAAHSR; encoded by the exons ATGGGGGACAGCCCGCCGGGCTCcggcccccaccccccccc GTGTGGGTACGTGACGGGCGGCCCCGCTctgccctcccacccccctccctcctgccGTGGGACGGCCGGACTTAAGGCCGCGCTGTCGGTGCGTTCCCCCGGTATCGGCGTTCCCCGCTGCGTTCCGCTGCCTCCTCCcaaccgccgccgccgctgtTGGGCTCCGCACGGAGCCCGGTGCCGCTCCGTGGCCGTaccgcagccccgcgccctGGCGCAGGACGCAAA GACCCGCCTGCACGAGTCGCAGCAGCCCGATTTGCAGCAGCCCGATTTGCAGCAGCCCGAGTCGCAGCAGCCCGCTGCCGAGGGCGatgccggccccgccgccgcgctgcagaggagcagcaagaagaggaaaagcGCGAGCAACGCGCAGCCACGCAAAAAGGTCCCACCTCGGGACGCCCTGG GACGGCTGCCGCGCCTGCGCCCCTTGTATCAGTACATCAACCTGACCACGGAGCTGATGTGCCCTGCAGAAGGGgaaggctcagcagcagcag cccacagccgATGA